In one window of Thermodesulfobacteriota bacterium DNA:
- the thrC gene encoding threonine synthase gives MQLTRKGLWGGIIREFRDFLPEVGDGSITTLLEGNTPLVESVNLKDVFGDLRLLLKCEGLNPTGSFKDRGMTMAVSKAREEGAEAIICASTGNTSASAAAYASKAGMKAFVLVPDGSIAMGKLSQAIMHGALVLQIKGSFDDALEIVKEITGGYPVKMVNSINPFRIEGQKTGAFEVCEHLGYAPTYHFLPVGNAGNITAYWKGYKQYHNEGIISNLPKMMGFQAEGASPIVLGRPVEKPETIATAIKIGNPASWDSALKARDESGGVIEAVSDAEILDAYKLLASREGIFCEPASAASLAGALKLKKEGVLNDGDTVVCTLTGHGLKDPDIALKSSEKPLKVAAETAKILKAMGF, from the coding sequence GTGCAGCTAACTAGGAAAGGCCTTTGGGGCGGCATTATAAGGGAGTTCAGGGACTTCCTTCCGGAGGTCGGCGACGGCTCGATAACTACGCTCCTTGAGGGGAATACACCTCTTGTCGAGAGCGTGAACCTGAAGGATGTGTTCGGAGACCTGAGGCTCCTACTTAAGTGCGAGGGCTTGAACCCCACGGGCTCGTTCAAGGACCGCGGCATGACGATGGCTGTATCCAAGGCCAGGGAGGAGGGGGCCGAGGCCATAATCTGCGCCTCGACCGGAAACACCTCTGCCTCGGCGGCCGCGTACGCCTCGAAGGCCGGGATGAAGGCGTTCGTCCTCGTGCCGGACGGGTCGATAGCAATGGGGAAACTCTCGCAGGCCATCATGCACGGGGCGCTCGTCCTCCAGATAAAGGGGAGCTTCGATGACGCGCTGGAGATAGTGAAGGAGATAACCGGGGGCTACCCCGTAAAGATGGTAAACTCGATAAACCCCTTCAGGATAGAGGGGCAGAAGACCGGCGCCTTCGAGGTATGCGAGCACCTGGGATACGCGCCCACATACCACTTCCTCCCGGTCGGGAACGCCGGCAACATCACGGCCTACTGGAAAGGCTACAAGCAGTACCATAACGAGGGCATAATATCGAACCTTCCGAAGATGATGGGCTTCCAGGCCGAGGGCGCGTCCCCCATAGTGCTGGGCCGCCCGGTCGAGAAGCCAGAGACCATCGCGACGGCGATAAAGATAGGGAACCCGGCGAGCTGGGACTCGGCCCTCAAGGCCAGGGACGAGAGCGGCGGGGTGATAGAGGCGGTAAGCGACGCCGAGATACTCGATGCATACAAGCTCCTCGCCTCGCGCGAGGGCATATTCTGCGAGCCCGCGTCCGCGGCGAGCCTCGCGGGGGCGCTGAAGCTCAAGAAGGAAGGCGTCCTCAATGACGGCGACACGGTCGTCTGCACGCTCACGGGCCACGGCCTGAAAGACCCGGACATAGCGCTAAAGTCCTCGGAGAAGCCCTTGAAGGTTGCCGCCGAGACGGCGAAGATACTGAAGGCGATGGGATTCTGA
- a CDS encoding homoserine dehydrogenase, giving the protein MTKTASIESLSGAHGARAKSINVGLIGFGTVGTGVVRVLKENADIIAAKLGCELVLKRVADRDLARDRGVRLADGVLTADARDIINDPDISIVIELVGGTGVAKEFILEAFERGKHVVTANKALLSTHGKEIFGKAAGKGVDIGFEASVGGGIPVIKALREGLAANRIESIYGIINGTANYILSKMTNEGGKFEDVLRRAQEKGYAEADPTYDVEGIDTAHKLAILINLAYGTHIRLEDIYTEGISSISQLDIKFAKEFGYRIKLLAITKSVDGKVEARVHPTMIPAQHPLATIDGAYNGIYLKGNAVGSVLLYGMGAGMMPTASAVVSDLMDIARNISTGAVRRVPPLSCPEEEARPVALRETESVEMPYYIRFLAMDKPGVLSKISGVLGSHNISISSVIQRDRKVGGAVPLVVLTHNALERELRAAVAEVSKMDIIHDKIVYIRIEENLGAAN; this is encoded by the coding sequence ATGACGAAGACCGCGTCGATAGAGAGCCTTTCCGGAGCGCACGGGGCGAGGGCCAAAAGCATAAACGTCGGGCTCATAGGCTTCGGCACCGTCGGCACGGGCGTCGTCAGGGTATTGAAGGAGAACGCCGACATAATAGCGGCGAAGCTCGGCTGCGAGCTCGTCCTTAAGCGGGTGGCCGACAGGGACCTTGCGAGGGACAGGGGCGTCAGGCTCGCCGACGGTGTACTTACCGCCGACGCAAGGGACATAATAAACGACCCTGACATCTCAATCGTCATAGAGCTCGTCGGCGGCACCGGGGTCGCAAAGGAATTCATACTGGAAGCCTTCGAGCGCGGAAAGCACGTCGTGACCGCCAATAAGGCCCTCCTTTCGACCCACGGCAAAGAGATATTCGGCAAGGCCGCCGGGAAGGGGGTCGATATCGGCTTCGAGGCGAGCGTCGGGGGCGGCATCCCGGTTATAAAGGCTCTGCGCGAAGGGCTCGCCGCGAACAGGATAGAGTCCATCTACGGCATAATAAACGGTACGGCCAATTACATCCTTTCCAAGATGACGAACGAGGGCGGCAAGTTCGAGGACGTCTTGAGGAGGGCGCAGGAGAAGGGCTATGCCGAGGCCGACCCCACCTATGACGTCGAAGGCATAGATACGGCCCACAAGCTCGCCATACTCATAAACCTCGCGTACGGCACGCACATAAGGCTCGAGGACATCTATACGGAGGGCATATCGAGCATAAGCCAGCTCGATATAAAGTTCGCAAAGGAGTTCGGCTACAGGATAAAGCTCCTGGCCATAACTAAATCGGTCGACGGGAAGGTAGAGGCCAGGGTGCACCCCACGATGATACCGGCCCAGCACCCGCTCGCGACCATCGACGGCGCCTATAACGGCATATATCTCAAGGGTAACGCCGTTGGCTCGGTCCTCCTCTACGGCATGGGCGCAGGCATGATGCCCACGGCGAGCGCGGTCGTTTCGGACCTCATGGACATTGCGAGGAACATCTCTACCGGAGCGGTCCGGCGAGTCCCTCCGCTTTCGTGTCCGGAAGAGGAGGCGAGGCCCGTCGCTTTACGCGAGACGGAATCCGTTGAGATGCCATATTACATACGCTTCCTGGCGATGGACAAGCCCGGGGTCCTCTCGAAGATATCCGGCGTGCTCGGAAGCCACAACATAAGCATATCTTCGGTAATACAGAGGGACAGGAAGGTCGGCGGCGCGGTCCCGCTCGTGGTGCTTACGCATAACGCCCTTGAGAGGGAGCTGCGGGCAGCGGTCGCGGAAGTATCCAAGATGGACATAATACACGACAAGATAGTCTATATAAGGATAGAGGAGAACCTGGGTGCAGCTAACTAG
- the alaC gene encoding alanine transaminase, whose translation MDEFHRIKRLPPYVFNIVTELKVEARKRGEDIIDFGMGNPDQPTPRHIVDKLIEAAHNPRNHRYSASRGIYKLRLAIADWYKRRYNVEIDPETEAVATIGSKEGIAHLALAVIGPGDVVFVPNPTYPIHAYSVVIAGGDLRSIPLLPGVDFFDELQKAVKQTWPKPKMLIINYPHNPTTLVVEREFFVKVVDFAKENDLMVVHDLAYADIVFDGYKAPSFLEVPGAKDVGVEFFTLSKSYNMPGWRVGFAVGNRKLVGALTRIKSYLDYGMFQPIQIAGIIALNGPQDCVTEMCGTYESRRNALVESFGKAGWEIEKPKASMFVWAKIPEPFSSMKSLEFSKFLLKKAKVAVSPGVGFGEYGDDYVRLALVENEHRIRQAAKCIKKALDGSAKEAV comes from the coding sequence ATGGATGAGTTTCACAGGATAAAAAGGCTTCCGCCGTATGTGTTCAACATTGTGACGGAGCTCAAGGTAGAGGCCCGGAAGAGAGGCGAGGACATAATAGACTTCGGGATGGGCAACCCCGACCAGCCCACGCCCAGGCACATAGTCGACAAGCTCATAGAGGCGGCCCACAACCCGAGGAACCACAGGTATTCGGCTTCGAGGGGCATATATAAGCTCCGGCTCGCCATAGCCGACTGGTACAAGAGGCGCTATAACGTCGAGATAGACCCTGAGACAGAAGCGGTCGCCACCATCGGCTCCAAGGAGGGCATAGCCCACCTTGCGCTCGCGGTCATAGGCCCCGGAGACGTCGTCTTCGTCCCGAACCCGACATATCCCATACACGCCTATTCTGTCGTCATCGCGGGCGGTGACTTGAGGAGCATACCTCTCCTCCCCGGAGTGGACTTTTTCGACGAGCTCCAGAAGGCAGTGAAGCAGACCTGGCCCAAGCCGAAGATGCTCATAATAAACTACCCGCACAACCCGACAACCCTTGTGGTCGAAAGGGAGTTCTTCGTAAAGGTCGTGGACTTCGCAAAGGAGAACGACCTCATGGTGGTTCACGACCTGGCCTACGCCGACATAGTCTTCGACGGCTACAAGGCACCGAGCTTTTTAGAGGTGCCGGGGGCCAAGGACGTGGGCGTGGAGTTCTTTACCCTCTCCAAGAGCTACAACATGCCCGGATGGAGGGTGGGCTTTGCGGTCGGCAACAGAAAGCTCGTGGGGGCGCTTACGAGGATCAAGAGCTACCTGGACTACGGCATGTTCCAGCCCATACAGATAGCCGGGATAATAGCCCTCAACGGCCCCCAGGACTGCGTGACCGAGATGTGCGGCACGTACGAATCGAGGAGGAACGCCCTCGTAGAGAGCTTCGGAAAGGCCGGCTGGGAGATAGAGAAGCCCAAGGCCAGCATGTTCGTCTGGGCGAAGATACCCGAGCCGTTCAGCTCCATGAAGTCGCTCGAGTTCTCGAAGTTCCTACTTAAGAAGGCCAAGGTGGCCGTATCGCCCGGGGTGGGCTTCGGCGAGTACGGCGACGATTACGTCAGGCTCGCGCTCGTCGAGAACGAGCACAGGATACGCCAGGCGGCCAAGTGCATAAAGAAGGCCCTGGATGGCTCGGCAAAAGAGGCCGTATGA
- the lipA gene encoding lipoyl synthase: protein MKRLPPWTKKSIGPLTRLHEVKSILRKRNLHTVCESARCPNIGECFTKPTATFMILGDVCTRRCGFCSVDKGARPLQADPDEPANIALASRELGLRHVVITSVTRDDLSDGGAGQFALTIKAVKDNISGILVEVLTPDFKGDTEALGTVLEARPDIFNHNLETVPSLYPKVRPGAGYERSLNVLREAKRPGIVVKSGIMVGLGETTEEVMALLKDLKSAGCDAVTIGQYLRPTRKSLEVEEYVDPEKFKEYEDFGKSIGIRHVYSGPFVRSSYNAERLLGEMGG, encoded by the coding sequence ATGAAGCGCCTTCCGCCCTGGACGAAGAAATCGATAGGTCCGCTTACGCGCCTGCACGAGGTCAAATCCATCTTGCGTAAAAGGAACCTCCACACGGTCTGCGAATCGGCAAGGTGCCCGAACATCGGGGAATGCTTCACGAAACCAACGGCCACCTTCATGATACTGGGGGACGTCTGCACCAGGCGCTGCGGCTTCTGCTCGGTCGATAAGGGGGCAAGGCCACTTCAGGCAGACCCCGACGAGCCGGCCAATATCGCCCTTGCCTCAAGGGAGCTCGGCTTGAGGCACGTGGTGATCACGTCCGTCACAAGGGACGACCTCTCCGATGGCGGAGCGGGGCAATTTGCCTTGACAATAAAGGCCGTTAAGGATAACATTTCCGGCATTTTAGTGGAGGTCCTGACCCCTGATTTCAAGGGGGACACGGAGGCGCTTGGTACGGTCCTCGAAGCCCGCCCGGACATCTTCAACCACAACCTCGAGACCGTCCCGTCGCTTTATCCCAAGGTAAGGCCCGGGGCCGGGTATGAACGGTCGCTTAATGTGCTCCGGGAGGCGAAGCGCCCGGGAATAGTGGTGAAATCCGGCATCATGGTCGGCCTGGGCGAGACCACGGAAGAGGTGATGGCCCTCTTAAAGGACTTGAAGTCCGCCGGATGCGACGCGGTCACCATAGGGCAGTACCTCCGCCCGACCAGAAAAAGCCTCGAGGTCGAGGAATATGTCGATCCAGAAAAGTTCAAGGAATACGAGGATTTCGGAAAGAGCATAGGGATAAGGCACGTCTATTCCGGGCCGTTCGTAAGAAGCTCTTATAATGCTGAGAGGCTTCTCGGAGAAATGGGCGGCTAA
- a CDS encoding DUF3343 domain-containing protein has product MKFDNFRQIEYILGFGSTHRALKAEELLKSAAIPFRLLPVPKALDSACGLVISVDGGLFDEAYQTLQKGGLLPRNVYRKEGEEYVKV; this is encoded by the coding sequence ATGAAATTTGATAATTTCCGGCAAATAGAGTATATACTGGGCTTCGGCTCGACCCACAGGGCCTTGAAGGCAGAGGAGCTATTGAAGAGCGCGGCCATCCCTTTCAGGCTGCTCCCTGTGCCAAAGGCCCTTGATTCGGCGTGCGGGCTTGTCATATCCGTTGACGGGGGCTTGTTCGACGAGGCTTACCAGACCCTTCAAAAAGGAGGGCTTTTGCCAAGGAACGTGTACAGGAAAGAAGGTGAGGAGTATGTTAAAGTGTGA
- the glyA gene encoding serine hydroxymethyltransferase, with protein sequence MALKEFDPEVYDAIRLETERQELKLELIASENFVSEAVLEAAGSVMTNKYAEGYPGKRYYGGCEFVDIVERLAIERAKKLFGADHVNVQPHSGSQANMAVYLATVKPGDTVMGMNLSHGGHLTHGSPVNFSGQLYNVVFYGVRQGDQRIDMDQVRDLAKKNNPKLIVVGASAYPRIIDFKAFREVADEVGAKVMVDIAHIAGLVATGLHPSPVPHAEFVTTTTHKTLRGPRSGVIMCREEFAKAVDKQIFPGIQGGPLMHIIAAKAVAFKEALEPSFTAYQKQVLANAKVLSGELVSRGFTLVSGGTDNHLMLVDLTKQDITGKEAEEALVKAGITVNKNTIPFETRSPFVTSGVRIGVPAATTKGMKEPEMKVIAGFIQRALEKRNDDAALEGIKAEVKELCSRFPLYKNRLEKASV encoded by the coding sequence ATGGCCCTTAAGGAATTCGACCCCGAAGTATACGACGCCATACGGCTTGAGACCGAAAGGCAGGAGCTTAAGCTCGAGCTCATCGCGTCCGAGAACTTTGTAAGCGAGGCTGTTTTGGAGGCTGCCGGTAGCGTAATGACCAACAAGTACGCCGAAGGCTACCCCGGCAAGCGCTATTACGGCGGCTGCGAGTTCGTGGACATAGTCGAGAGGCTCGCGATAGAGAGGGCGAAGAAGCTCTTCGGCGCAGACCACGTGAACGTGCAGCCCCATTCCGGCTCGCAGGCAAACATGGCGGTCTACCTCGCTACCGTAAAGCCCGGCGACACCGTCATGGGCATGAATTTGTCCCACGGCGGGCACCTTACGCACGGAAGCCCCGTGAACTTTTCGGGCCAGCTCTATAATGTCGTCTTCTACGGCGTCCGCCAGGGCGACCAGAGGATCGACATGGACCAGGTCCGGGACCTCGCGAAGAAAAACAACCCCAAGCTTATCGTGGTAGGCGCGAGCGCCTATCCGAGGATAATAGATTTCAAGGCCTTCAGGGAAGTTGCTGACGAGGTCGGCGCGAAGGTCATGGTGGACATAGCCCATATAGCAGGGCTCGTGGCAACAGGCCTCCACCCGAGCCCGGTGCCCCACGCCGAGTTCGTCACCACCACCACGCACAAGACGCTCAGAGGCCCGCGTAGCGGCGTCATCATGTGCAGGGAGGAGTTCGCGAAGGCTGTGGATAAGCAGATATTCCCCGGGATCCAGGGCGGCCCGCTCATGCACATAATAGCGGCCAAGGCCGTGGCCTTCAAGGAGGCGCTGGAGCCCTCGTTTACGGCCTACCAGAAGCAGGTGCTCGCGAATGCCAAAGTCCTCTCGGGCGAGCTCGTCTCAAGGGGCTTTACGCTCGTATCCGGCGGGACCGACAACCACCTCATGCTCGTGGACCTCACGAAGCAGGACATAACCGGCAAGGAGGCCGAGGAGGCGCTCGTCAAGGCCGGGATTACCGTCAACAAGAACACCATCCCGTTCGAGACGAGGAGCCCCTTTGTAACGAGCGGCGTAAGGATAGGCGTGCCCGCGGCCACCACCAAGGGCATGAAGGAGCCGGAGATGAAGGTCATAGCCGGCTTCATCCAGAGGGCCCTTGAGAAGAGGAACGACGATGCCGCCCTCGAAGGCATAAAGGCAGAGGTAAAGGAGCTCTGCTCGAGGTTCCCGCTTTATAAGAACAGGTTGGAAAAGGCTTCGGTCTGA
- the rpiB gene encoding ribose 5-phosphate isomerase B, with protein MERIAIASDHAGRELKEDLKEFMASLGVEVLDMGVNDDKSVDYPDYGIPVAERVSKGDVPKGVLVCGTGIGMSILANKFSNVRAALVNDVYTARMAKEHNDANILVIGGRIAGKGLAREMLKTWLETAFEGGRHQKRLDKIREVEKKNGR; from the coding sequence ATGGAAAGGATAGCCATAGCAAGCGACCATGCCGGGAGAGAGCTCAAGGAAGACCTTAAGGAGTTCATGGCCTCCCTCGGAGTGGAAGTGCTGGACATGGGCGTTAACGACGACAAGTCCGTCGACTACCCTGATTACGGCATACCTGTGGCGGAGAGGGTCTCGAAAGGCGATGTCCCCAAAGGGGTGCTCGTTTGCGGCACGGGCATAGGGATGAGCATACTCGCCAACAAGTTCAGCAATGTCCGGGCCGCGCTTGTGAACGACGTCTACACCGCCCGCATGGCCAAGGAGCATAACGACGCAAATATACTCGTGATAGGCGGCAGGATAGCCGGGAAGGGGCTTGCCAGGGAGATGCTCAAGACCTGGCTCGAGACGGCCTTCGAGGGCGGAAGGCACCAGAAGCGGCTCGACAAGATCAGGGAAGTCGAGAAGAAAAACGGAAGGTAA
- the fabF gene encoding beta-ketoacyl-ACP synthase II produces MRRVAVTGIGITSPLGTGVEKNWEAVIQGRSGVREITRFDASSFPVKIAGEVPDFDPLQYIEKKEVKKMDLFIQYAVAASQMAYEDSGYRITDENAEMAGVYIGAGIGGLPAIEHWFDVLKEKGPDRITPFFIPMVIINLASGQVSIKLGAKGPNSCAVTACATGTHSIGDAARLIQTGVADVMVAGGAESTITPLCVAGFNAMKALSTRNDDPKAASRPFDKDRDGFVIGEGAGVLFLEELESAKKRGAKIYAEIAGYGLNADANHMTTPAPNGEGAARCMKMALRTAGLNPEDIGYINAHGTSTYYNDLYETMAVKTVFGGHASKLAVSSTKGMTGHLLGAAGGIEAVFTALSLHHGVLPPTINYTTPDPECDLDYVPNAAREARVKAALSNSFGFGGTNGVLAFKRFE; encoded by the coding sequence ATGAGAAGGGTAGCAGTAACAGGCATCGGCATAACGAGCCCGCTCGGGACCGGAGTCGAAAAGAACTGGGAGGCCGTTATCCAGGGCCGCTCCGGCGTGAGGGAGATAACCCGTTTCGACGCTTCGAGCTTCCCCGTGAAGATAGCAGGCGAGGTCCCTGACTTCGACCCGCTCCAGTACATAGAGAAGAAAGAGGTCAAGAAGATGGACCTCTTCATCCAGTACGCGGTCGCCGCGAGCCAGATGGCCTACGAGGACTCCGGTTACAGGATAACCGACGAGAACGCCGAGATGGCCGGGGTCTATATCGGGGCCGGAATAGGCGGCCTCCCCGCCATCGAGCACTGGTTCGACGTCCTGAAGGAAAAGGGGCCGGACCGGATAACCCCTTTCTTCATCCCGATGGTCATAATAAACCTCGCCTCCGGGCAGGTATCGATAAAGCTCGGCGCAAAGGGCCCCAATAGCTGCGCTGTCACGGCCTGCGCGACCGGCACCCATTCCATAGGGGACGCAGCCAGGCTCATACAGACGGGCGTGGCGGATGTGATGGTCGCTGGCGGGGCCGAGTCCACCATAACCCCGCTCTGTGTGGCGGGCTTTAACGCCATGAAGGCCCTCTCGACGAGGAACGACGACCCGAAGGCCGCGAGCAGGCCATTTGACAAGGACAGGGACGGCTTCGTCATAGGCGAGGGCGCGGGGGTCCTTTTCCTCGAAGAGCTGGAATCAGCCAAAAAACGCGGCGCGAAGATATACGCGGAGATAGCCGGGTATGGACTGAATGCCGACGCCAACCACATGACCACGCCCGCGCCCAACGGAGAAGGAGCTGCCAGGTGCATGAAGATGGCCTTGAGGACGGCGGGGCTCAACCCCGAGGACATCGGCTACATAAACGCCCACGGCACATCTACCTACTATAACGACCTCTACGAGACGATGGCGGTAAAGACCGTTTTCGGCGGGCACGCAAGTAAGCTCGCCGTAAGCTCGACAAAGGGCATGACAGGCCATCTCCTCGGGGCTGCCGGCGGCATAGAGGCCGTATTCACCGCGCTCTCGCTCCACCACGGGGTGCTCCCCCCGACCATAAACTACACCACGCCCGACCCGGAATGCGACCTCGACTACGTGCCGAACGCCGCAAGGGAGGCCAGGGTAAAGGCGGCGCTCTCGAACTCCTTCGGCTTCGGCGGCACCAACGGCGTGCTCGCCTTCAAGAGGTTCGAGTAA
- the acpP gene encoding acyl carrier protein, giving the protein MRMSVENKVKKIIIDQLDVTEDEVTQQASFVDDLGADSLDTVEMVMAFEEEFGIEIPDEDAEKIKTVQDAIEYINKKAGK; this is encoded by the coding sequence ATGAGAATGTCTGTTGAGAATAAGGTTAAGAAGATAATAATAGACCAGCTGGACGTGACCGAGGACGAGGTCACCCAGCAGGCCTCCTTCGTGGACGACCTCGGGGCCGACTCCCTCGACACCGTCGAGATGGTCATGGCCTTCGAGGAGGAGTTCGGGATAGAGATACCCGACGAGGACGCAGAGAAGATAAAGACCGTCCAGGACGCGATAGAGTACATCAATAAAAAGGCCGGGAAGTAG
- the fabG gene encoding 3-oxoacyl-[acyl-carrier-protein] reductase, translated as MNVTGRIALVTGGAQGIGRSIAEKLGSYGADVAVADVNLEKATEVANSIKAMGRRAMALKLDVTNLKECEEAAEKIFKEFEAIHILVNNAGITRDGLVLRMTEEDWDAVMNVNLKGAFNCTKAVLKYMTKARWGRIVNIASVVGVMGNAGQANYAASKAGLIGLTKTIAREFASRNITCNAVAPGFIETAMTDALSENVKKELMDRIPLGRLGGPADVANGVLFLSSNASGYITGHVLNVNGGMAMQ; from the coding sequence ATGAACGTAACCGGAAGGATAGCCCTCGTTACAGGCGGCGCGCAGGGCATCGGCAGGTCGATAGCCGAGAAGCTCGGCTCTTACGGGGCCGACGTGGCCGTGGCCGATGTGAACCTCGAGAAGGCGACCGAGGTGGCCAATTCCATAAAGGCCATGGGCAGGCGCGCTATGGCCCTCAAGCTCGACGTCACGAACTTGAAGGAGTGCGAGGAGGCTGCTGAAAAGATCTTCAAGGAGTTCGAGGCCATCCACATACTCGTCAATAACGCCGGGATCACCAGGGACGGCCTCGTCCTCAGGATGACGGAAGAGGACTGGGACGCGGTAATGAACGTGAACCTGAAGGGCGCGTTCAACTGCACCAAGGCCGTCCTGAAGTACATGACAAAGGCGCGCTGGGGGAGGATCGTCAACATAGCCTCTGTCGTGGGGGTCATGGGCAACGCCGGGCAGGCGAACTACGCCGCGAGCAAGGCCGGGCTCATCGGATTGACAAAGACAATAGCCAGGGAGTTCGCGAGCAGGAACATAACCTGTAACGCCGTGGCCCCTGGCTTCATAGAGACGGCCATGACCGACGCCCTTTCCGAGAACGTGAAAAAGGAGCTCATGGACAGGATACCGCTCGGCAGGCTCGGCGGCCCCGCGGACGTGGCCAACGGGGTGCTCTTCCTCTCCTCGAACGCCTCGGGCTACATAACCGGGCACGTTCTCAACGTAAACGGCGGCATGGCCATGCAGTAA
- the fabD gene encoding ACP S-malonyltransferase, producing the protein MGKIAFVFPGQGSQSVGMGKSFYDSSEAARKTFAEADEAMGCELSKLAFEGPADLLDRTEYTQPALLSASIAALRALGERTGFTPACMAGHSLGEYTALVASGALDFRDAVRLVHLRGKFMQESVPQGAGKMCAILGLDLATVQVICDSASIDTARVVPANINTPEQIVISGSAAAVEIAANLARERGAKRVVPLQVSAPSHSPLMEKASERLGGELQKISVDGLRIPVYTNVEAAPVKDGSRIKELLCLQLTSPVRWVDIVRQMKADGVDTIIEVGPGKVLTGLVKRIEKDMNALSVSEASDIEKALPLFGA; encoded by the coding sequence ATGGGTAAAATAGCTTTTGTATTCCCTGGCCAAGGCTCGCAGTCGGTCGGCATGGGGAAGAGCTTTTACGATTCCTCCGAGGCCGCCAGAAAGACCTTTGCCGAAGCTGACGAGGCGATGGGGTGCGAGCTTTCGAAGCTTGCGTTCGAAGGGCCTGCGGACCTCCTCGACAGGACCGAGTACACGCAGCCAGCGCTACTTTCGGCCTCCATCGCTGCGCTTCGGGCGCTCGGCGAGAGGACGGGTTTCACCCCGGCCTGCATGGCCGGGCACAGCCTTGGCGAGTACACGGCCCTCGTGGCCTCCGGCGCGCTCGATTTCAGGGACGCCGTCCGGCTCGTCCATCTTCGCGGGAAATTCATGCAGGAGAGCGTGCCTCAGGGCGCCGGAAAGATGTGCGCCATACTGGGACTCGACCTCGCTACTGTCCAGGTCATATGCGATTCCGCATCCATTGACACGGCCCGGGTCGTCCCGGCGAACATAAACACCCCGGAGCAGATAGTCATTTCCGGCAGCGCCGCCGCTGTCGAGATAGCCGCAAACCTCGCCAGGGAGAGGGGCGCGAAGAGGGTGGTGCCGCTGCAGGTGAGCGCCCCTTCGCATTCGCCCCTTATGGAGAAGGCGAGCGAGCGCCTCGGCGGGGAGCTTCAGAAGATAAGCGTGGATGGACTGAGGATACCCGTATATACTAACGTCGAGGCCGCGCCTGTAAAGGACGGCTCAAGGATCAAGGAGCTCCTTTGCCTCCAGCTTACGAGCCCCGTGAGGTGGGTGGATATAGTGCGGCAGATGAAGGCCGACGGGGTCGACACCATCATCGAGGTCGGCCCCGGCAAGGTGCTTACGGGCCTTGTAAAGAGGATAGAGAAGGACATGAACGCCTTGAGCGTCTCGGAGGCTTCGGATATAGAGAAGGCGCTTCCTTTATTCGGGGCGTAA
- a CDS encoding beta-ketoacyl-ACP synthase III, with translation MLRSRIIGTGSYVPEKVLTNRDLEGMVETSDEWISTRTGIRERRIAAGETASGMAARAAKAALKAAGLSAKDIDLVVVGTVTAEMAFPSVACLIQSELGIKSGAAAFDVSAACSGFLYALDIADRYLRSGGAGKALVIGVDKFSNLIDWKDRSTCVLFGDGAGAAVLSAEKGPRGVLSCRVHSDGRHWDTLYCRASRPDSPFEDKGNEQPYLVMNGNETFKIAVRTMGQAIKEVMEETGLKPEDISLLIPHQANMRIINAARERLKLPEERVYTNLDRYGNTSAASIPIALDEAVRDGKIKDNDIILFVAFGGGLTWASAAVRW, from the coding sequence ATGCTCAGGTCGAGGATAATAGGCACCGGCTCTTACGTGCCGGAAAAGGTTCTCACCAACCGCGATCTGGAGGGCATGGTCGAGACCTCGGACGAATGGATATCCACCCGCACCGGGATAAGGGAGCGGAGGATCGCCGCCGGGGAGACAGCCTCCGGGATGGCGGCCAGGGCCGCGAAGGCTGCGCTCAAGGCCGCGGGGTTGTCTGCAAAGGACATAGACCTCGTGGTAGTCGGCACCGTGACCGCCGAGATGGCGTTCCCGTCGGTAGCCTGCCTTATACAGTCCGAGCTCGGCATAAAGTCCGGGGCAGCGGCTTTCGACGTGTCTGCTGCCTGCTCCGGGTTCCTATACGCGCTGGACATAGCCGACAGGTACTTGAGGTCAGGCGGGGCGGGGAAGGCCCTGGTCATCGGGGTAGACAAGTTCTCCAACCTCATAGACTGGAAAGACAGGTCCACCTGCGTCCTCTTCGGCGACGGGGCGGGCGCTGCCGTCCTCTCCGCGGAAAAGGGGCCGAGAGGCGTACTCTCATGCCGAGTCCATTCCGACGGAAGGCACTGGGACACCCTTTATTGCAGGGCCTCCCGGCCGGATAGCCCGTTCGAGGATAAGGGCAACGAGCAGCCATATCTCGTAATGAACGGCAACGAGACCTTCAAGATAGCGGTCCGCACAATGGGCCAGGCCATAAAAGAGGTGATGGAGGAGACGGGGCTCAAGCCCGAGGACATATCGCTGCTCATCCCCCACCAGGCCAACATGAGGATAATAAACGCCGCAAGGGAGAGGCTTAAGCTCCCCGAGGAAAGGGTCTACACGAACCTAGACAGGTACGGGAACACCTCGGCGGCCTCAATCCCCATCGCCCTTGACGAGGCGGTGAGGGACGGAAAGATTAAAGACAACGACATAATATTGTTCGTGGCCTTCGGCGGCGGGCTCACGTGGGCGTCAGCGGCCGTAAGGTGGTAA